Proteins from one Aquila chrysaetos chrysaetos chromosome 5, bAquChr1.4, whole genome shotgun sequence genomic window:
- the PPP1R27 gene encoding protein phosphatase 1 regulatory subunit 27: MKDYYPASMPRYSRYARRLRASRTVHFPNDVVFQDHIRQGDLEQVGRFIRARKVTLDTIYPSGMAALHEAVLTGNLDCVKLLVKYGADIHQKDENGWTPLHMACSDGYADIARYLISLGASLEATTDAGEKPSDLIDPEYKDLVELFQATTMD, encoded by the exons ATGAAGGACTATTACCCAGCCTCAATGCCCCGGTACAGTCGGTACGCCCGGAGACTGAGAGCCTCACGCACTGTGCACTTCCCCAATGATGTCGTCTTTCAGGACCACATCAGGCAGGGGGACCTGGAGCAGGTGGGCAGATTCATACGTGCCAGGAAGGTGACGCTGGACACCATCTACCCTTCTG GCATGGCAGCCCTCCACGAAGCTGTGCTTACTGGAAACCTGGACTGCGTCAAGCTCCTGGTTAAATACGGCGCTGACATCCACCAGAAAGATGAGAACGGGTGGACGCCCCTGCACATGGCCTGCAGCGACGGCTACGCTGACATAGCCAG GTACCTCATCTCCCTGGGGGCCAGCCTGGAGGCTACCACCGACGCCGGGGAGAAGCCCTCGGACCTCATCGACCCCGAGTACAAGGACCTGGTGGAGCTCTTCCAAGCCACCACGATGGACTGA
- the P4HB gene encoding protein disulfide-isomerase — protein sequence MAGLRAIAALLCLLLPPSAAALEEEEDGVLVLRAASFEEALAAHRYLLVEFYAPWCGHCKALAPEYAKAAAKLKAEGSEIRLAKVDATEESELAQQFGVRGYPTIKFFRNGDKAAPKEYTAGREADDIVSWLKKRTGPAATTLTDTAAAETLVDSSEVVVIGFFKDLTSEPAKEFLLAAEAVDDIPFGISSSADVFTKYQLSKDGVVLFKKFDEGRNNFEGDLTKDNLLNFIKSNALPLVIEFTEQTAPKIFGGEIKTHILLFLPKSVSDYQEKLDNFKSAAGNFKGKILFIFIDSDHSDNQRILEFFGLKKEECPAVRLITLEEEMTKYKPESDDLTADKIKEFCNKFLEGKIKPHLMSQDLPEDWDKQPVKVLVGKNFEEVAFDENKNVFVEFYAPWCGHCKQLAPIWDKLGETYRDHENIVIAKMDSTANEVEAVKIHSFPTLKFFPAGSGRNVIDYNGERTLEGFKKFLESGGQDGAAADDDLEDLETDEETDLEEGDDEQKIQKDEL from the exons ATGGCGGGGCTCCGCGCGATCGCGGcgctgctctgcctcctcctgccgccGTCCGCCGCGgccctggaggaggaggaggacggcgTCCTGGTGCTGCGCGCCGCCTCCTTCGAGGAGGCGCTGGCGGCGCACCGCTACCTGCTCGTCGAGTTCT ACGCCCCGTGGTGCGGGCACTGCAAAGCCCTGGCGCCCGAGTACGCGAAGGCGGCGGCAAAGCTGAAGGCGGAGGGCTCGGAGATCCGGCTGGCCAAGGTGGACGCCACAGAGGAGTCGGAGCTGGCGCAGCAGTTCGGCGTGCGTGGCTACCCCACCATCAAGTTCTTCAGGAACGGTGACAAGGCCGCTCCCAAGGAGTACACAG CTGGCAGAGAAGCAGATGACATTGTCAGCTGGCTGAAGAAGCGCACTGGCCCGGCTGCAACTACCTTGACGgacactgctgcagcagagacgTTAGTGGATTCCAGTGAAGTGGTTGTGATTGGTTTTTTCAAG GATTTGACATCAGAGCCTGCAAAGGAGTTCTTGTTGGCAGCGGAAGCTGTGGATGACATTCCTTTTGGGATTTCCTCCAGTGCTGATGTCTTCACCAAGTACCAGCTTAGCAAGGATGGCGTGGTCCTCTTCAAGAAG TTTGATGAAGGCCGTAACAACTTCGAAGGGGATCTCACAAAAGATAATTTACTGAACTTCATCAAGTCTAATGCATTGCCTCTGGTCATAGAGTTCACTGAACAG ACTGCTCCTAAAATCTTTGGAGGAGAGATCAAGACCCATATACTGCTGTTCCTACCAAAAAGTGTGTCTGACTATCAAGAGAAACTGGACAACTTCAAGAGTGCAGCTGGAAACTTCAAAGGGAAG atccTGTTCATCTTCATAGACAGTGACCACAGTGACAACCAGAGgattttggagttttttggcctaaagaaggaagaatgtCCAGCTGTACGTCTGATCACGCTGGAGGAAGAAATGACCAAATACAAACCTGAATCAGATGACCTCACAGCAGACAAGATCAAAGAGTTCTGTAATAAGTTCCTGGAGGGCAAGATCAAG CCCCACTTGATGAGTCAAGATCTTCCTGAAGACTGGGACAAGCAGCCTGTCAAAGTTCTAGTTGGGAAGAACTTTGAAGAAGTTGCTTTTGATGAGAATAAGAATGTCTTTGTAGAGTTCT ATGCCCCCTGGTGTGGTCACTGTAAGCAGCTGGCTCCTATCTGGGACAAGCTGGGAGAGACCTACAGGGACCATGAGAACATTGTCATTGCCAAGATGGATTCGACAGCCAATGAAGTAGAGGCAGTGAAAATCCACAGCTTCCCCACACTCAAGTTCTTCCCTGCAGGCTCTGGCAGAAAT gTAATTGACTATAATGGGGAGAGGACACTAGAAGGCTTCAAAAAATTCTTGGAGAGCGGAGGTCAGGATGGGGCAGCAGCTGATGAT GATCTGGAGGACCTGGAGACAGATGAAGAAACAGACCTTGAGGAAGGTGATGATGAGCAGAAAATCCAAAAGGATGAATTGTAA